The following are encoded in a window of Impatiens glandulifera chromosome 5, dImpGla2.1, whole genome shotgun sequence genomic DNA:
- the LOC124940764 gene encoding uncharacterized protein LOC124940764 gives MNSKNSSSSSSFTTDLFGSINPSASSSSGIFDAIFAPSSSKVLGRDFLLSSGKTEQKEGKLTGKTGSDSDITGQKIHVPLNEDGTPLYGEKVHPCHYSSSIYYGGQDFYSNPKSNQSSSSSVYSSSTFCKKEGEDDSNSVSRGNWWQGSLYY, from the exons ATGAACAGCAAGaattcatcatcttcttcttcctttacTACTGATCTATTCGGTTCAATAAATCCCTCTGCTTCTTCATCTTCAGGGATTTTTGATGCAATTTTCGCCCCTTCTTCTTCAAAG GTTCTTGGAAGGGATTTCCTGTTGTCGTCGGGTAAAACAGAACAGAAAGAAGGAAAACTGACCGGAAAAACCGGCAGTGATTCAG ACATAACTGGACAGAAGATTCATGTGCCTTTAAATGAAGATGGGACTCCTCTTTATGGTGAAAAAGTGCATCCATGCCATTACAGTTCATCCATTTATTATGGAGGCCAGGATTTCTATTCAAACCCTAAAAGTAAccagtcttcttcttcttctgtttaCTCCTCCTCAACC TTCTGTAAGAAGGAAGGAGAAGATGATTCCAACAGTGTTTCCAGAGGCAATTGGTGGCAAG GTTCTCTTTATTACTAG